One genomic window of Salvia miltiorrhiza cultivar Shanhuang (shh) chromosome 4, IMPLAD_Smil_shh, whole genome shotgun sequence includes the following:
- the LOC131022967 gene encoding uncharacterized protein LOC131022967: protein MREHGRYKDDKRAKTSKVHTTTSRSPFSANILVDTLPRSYKRISLDYDGIKCRIFSTTLTGPAQLWFGTLAPNSIHSFEDLQTRFLRQFASSRRVGKSALSLMDIKQDQNETLREYTARSNLTALEVPEAKSHIKNCTYVRGLKLGLFFDELQIRPAWDFDDIMARLPGYLQLEDARMARKAENDKHKAKRAEATPEQSNRNQDQAAPFRGLPSRALPPQTEVPPRQQPTVNEVNRFDEYTPLNIPQEEIFHIIKNQPFFKAPGTYRDGQPQPGPNNKLCKYHNSYGHYTKQCGHLKHQLEFLVRQGNLDQFIARGNEGQGQRQDQGNDQRQAQGNDRNRCPEENRDQHKGAVQGRALPPPQKGNTYDFRREWDTNFQSGQETSRAGGKVGVLPQADSGSAVNILYLECLQNMGIEANIEPMNALLFGFGGEIVMPMGFVELPVTLGRTDACKTRMIRFLVVDMPKPSYNVILGRPALTAFRAVISMFHLKMKFPIAGGRVGEVWGDKKMSKECHVRILTHSSGQKRERIAEGPDTRKKGKVGDVAALAEEWQELTELLNDRDNTEKSALVSISGFQTP from the exons ATGAGGGAACATGGGAGGTACAAGGACGACAAGCGGGCCAAAACATCAAAGGTCCATACCACCACCAGCCGGAGCCCGTTTTCCGCTAACATTCTGGTGGATACTCTGCCAAGGAGCTACAAGCGTATCTCATTAGATTATGATG GCATCAAATGCCGAATATTCTCTACTACCCTGACTGGGCCAGCCCAGCTGTGGTTTGGAACTCTggccccaaattccattcatTCTTTTGAGGATCTGCAAACACGTTTTCTGAGGCAATTCGCGAGTTCACGAAGGGTtgggaagtcagccctttccTTGATGGACATAAAgcaagatcaaaatgaaacactACGGGAGTACACTGCCCGATCCAATCTcaccgctctggaggtgccagaggcgaAGTCGCACATAAAGAATTGTACCTACGTCAGAGGGTTGAAGCTGGGGCTCTTCTTCGATGAATTACAAATCAGGCCAGCCTGGGATTTCGACGATATCATGGCAAGGTTACCAGGGTACTTGCAATTGGAGGACGCCAGGATGGCGCGAAAGGCCGAGAATGATAAACACAAGGCTAAAAGGGCCGAAGCTACACCGGAGCAGAGTAACAGGAACCAGGATCAGGCGGCTCCCTTCAGAGGGCTTCCCTCGAGGGCACTTCCTCCGCAGACAGAGGTGCCACCTCGCCAGCAGCCCACTGTAAATGAAGTCAATCGTTTCGACGAATACACCCCCTTGAACATACCACAGGAGGAGATCTTTCATATAATTAAGAATCAGCCATTCTTCAAGGCACCAGGAACTTACAGGGATGGGCAGCCGCAGCCGGGGCCTAATAATAAACTATGTAAATACCACAATTCTTACGGGCATTATACAAAACAATGTGGGCATCTCAAACACCAACTGGAGTTTTTAGTGCGCCAGGGTAATCTGGATCAGTTTATAGCCAGAGGAAACGAAGGCCAGGGTCAGAGGCAGGATCAAGGAAATGATCAGAGACAAGCTCAGGGGAATGACCGGAATCGATGCCCGGAGGAAAACCGCGATCAACATAAAGGGGCCGTGCAGGGTCGGGCACTTCCCCCCCCCCAGAAGGGAAACACATATGATTTTCGGCGAGAATGGGATACCAACTTCCAATCGGGCCAAGAAACAAGTCGTGCGGGCGGTAAGGTCGGGGTATTACCCCAAGCAG ATTCAGGAAGTGCAGTGAACATTCTATATCTGGAATGTTTGCAGAATATGGGGATTGAAGCTAACATCGAGCCCATGAACGCCCTCTTGTTCGGATTTGGGGGGGAAATCGTCATGCCGATGGGATTCGTGGAGCTACCAGTCACCCTCGGTAGGACGGATGCTTGCAAAACCAGGATGATACGATTCCTAGTTGTAGATATGCCCAAACCATCTTATAATGTGATACTTGGACGCCCCGCTCTGACAGCATTCAGAGCAGTTATTTCAATGTTCCACctgaagatgaaattccccatcgCAGGTGGAAGAGTAGGGGAAGTATGGGGTGATAAAAAAATGTCAAAGGAGTGCCATGTGCGAATACTTACACATTCTTCGGGTCAGAAAAGAGAAAGGATAGCAGAGGGACCAGATACTAGGAAGAAAGGGAAGGTGGGCGATgtcgctgctctggcagaggaatggcAGGAATTGACAGAGCTGCTAAATGATCGGGATAACACAGAGAAATCCGCTCTGGTATCCATCAGTGGATTTCAAACGCCGTAA